Proteins from one Microbacterium proteolyticum genomic window:
- a CDS encoding TetR/AcrR family transcriptional regulator has translation MEVTGSRAEKRAATAERILLAARAEFGDRGMDGATIRGIAARAGIDPSLVLQHYGSKAALFALAVEPVADLGDGDVESHLSDVLDVRLRELDPATRALLRSMLTSSDAAQALRAHLENRADALADGRGDEGRMRAAILVSSILGVTIARHFLDLPALSDLDGDQAAHILGALLEPPA, from the coding sequence ATGGAGGTCACAGGGTCCCGCGCGGAGAAGCGCGCAGCGACGGCGGAACGCATTCTGCTCGCGGCCCGCGCGGAGTTCGGCGACCGCGGGATGGACGGAGCCACCATCCGCGGGATCGCGGCTCGCGCGGGGATCGATCCCTCCCTGGTGCTCCAGCACTACGGGTCGAAAGCCGCATTGTTCGCACTCGCGGTCGAACCCGTGGCCGACCTCGGCGACGGAGACGTCGAGTCCCACCTGAGCGACGTGCTCGACGTTCGCCTCCGCGAGCTCGACCCCGCCACACGGGCCCTGTTGCGGTCGATGCTGACATCCTCGGACGCGGCTCAGGCTCTGCGCGCCCATCTCGAGAACCGCGCGGACGCGCTGGCCGACGGCCGCGGCGATGAGGGGCGGATGCGCGCGGCGATCCTGGTCTCGAGCATCCTGGGAGTCACCATCGCCCGACACTTCCTCGACCTCCCCGCGCTCAGCGATCTGGACGGAGATCAGGCGGCGCACATCCTCGGCGCGCTGCTCGAACCGCCCGCGTGA
- a CDS encoding SDR family NAD(P)-dependent oxidoreductase, whose translation MAHTPLSHRSVLVVGASRGLGLAIARTYVDRGARVVATVRGDVSKSLRAVRDAAPDRVEFEHVDIADGAEITALANRLRGRTFDLLFVVAGISLAPQSQVAADIDDDDFARTLATNALGAMRVVERLHPFVADTGTIAVLSSGQGSITNNTSGGFEVYRASKAALNQLMRSFAARHPNDARALLLLAPGWIRTDMGGAGAGLEIDEAIPPLIDTVEAQRGTPGLRFLDRTGAPVPW comes from the coding sequence ATGGCACACACGCCCCTGTCCCACCGATCGGTTCTCGTGGTCGGTGCCTCGCGCGGTCTCGGTCTCGCGATCGCCCGGACCTACGTCGATCGAGGCGCGCGAGTCGTCGCGACCGTGCGCGGGGATGTCTCGAAGTCGCTGCGGGCGGTGCGGGACGCCGCTCCCGACCGTGTCGAGTTCGAGCACGTCGACATCGCCGACGGCGCGGAGATCACCGCCCTCGCGAACCGCCTGCGGGGTCGCACGTTCGACCTGCTGTTCGTGGTCGCCGGAATCTCGCTCGCACCTCAGTCGCAGGTGGCGGCCGACATCGACGACGACGACTTCGCCCGTACCCTGGCGACGAACGCGCTCGGGGCGATGCGTGTCGTCGAGAGGCTGCACCCGTTCGTCGCCGACACCGGAACGATCGCGGTCCTGTCGTCGGGACAGGGCAGCATCACGAACAACACGTCGGGCGGGTTCGAGGTGTACCGCGCGTCGAAGGCGGCGTTGAACCAGCTGATGCGCAGTTTCGCCGCGCGTCACCCGAACGACGCGCGCGCCCTGCTACTGCTCGCGCCTGGATGGATCCGCACCGACATGGGCGGCGCCGGCGCGGGCCTCGAGATCGACGAGGCGATCCCGCCCCTCATCGACACCGTGGAGGCGCAGCGCGGCACGCCCGGCCTCCGCTTCCTGGACCGGACCGGCGCGCCGGTCCCCTGGTGA
- a CDS encoding methyltransferase domain-containing protein, protein MLRSHAARTVADSAAYLVSSLFAGARVLDVGAGPGTITVDLADRVFPGRVVGMDAAPDVVEIARAAIGERTNVEFLVGDAYALDLPDASFDIVHAHQTLQHLARPVDALREFRRVAGPDGLVAARDVDYGGVIWHPRIPALDEWLALYDAVHRGVSGEPNAGRVLKAWAREAGFTRIEASASVWVFDTPEKRAWWGGMWADRVVASAFAGHARRLGLADDATLQRISDAWRAWAADPDGWILLPHGEVLARA, encoded by the coding sequence GTGCTGCGTTCCCACGCGGCGCGAACCGTCGCCGATTCGGCGGCCTACCTGGTGTCCTCGCTGTTCGCCGGTGCCCGCGTCCTGGACGTGGGCGCCGGCCCCGGCACCATCACCGTCGACCTCGCCGACCGGGTCTTCCCGGGGCGGGTCGTGGGGATGGATGCCGCTCCCGACGTCGTCGAGATCGCCCGCGCTGCGATCGGCGAGCGCACGAACGTCGAGTTCCTCGTCGGTGACGCTTATGCGCTCGACCTCCCGGATGCCTCGTTCGACATCGTCCACGCCCACCAGACCCTGCAGCACCTGGCGCGACCGGTGGACGCGCTGCGCGAGTTCCGGCGGGTCGCCGGTCCCGACGGTCTGGTCGCGGCGCGTGATGTGGACTACGGCGGGGTGATCTGGCATCCACGGATCCCGGCCCTCGACGAGTGGCTCGCGCTCTACGACGCGGTGCACCGCGGCGTGTCGGGCGAGCCGAACGCGGGCCGAGTCCTCAAGGCGTGGGCGCGCGAGGCCGGGTTCACCCGGATCGAGGCGAGCGCGAGCGTGTGGGTGTTCGACACGCCCGAGAAGCGCGCGTGGTGGGGCGGGATGTGGGCCGACCGGGTCGTGGCATCCGCTTTCGCCGGGCACGCCCGCCGACTGGGCCTCGCCGACGACGCGACGCTCCAGCGCATCTCCGACGCCTGGCGCGCCTGGGCCGCCGACCCTGACGGGTGGATCCTCCTCCCGCACGGCGAGGTCCTCGCCCGCGCCTAG
- the leuA gene encoding 2-isopropylmalate synthase, whose amino-acid sequence MKNTQKPTSAPVHKYRPFHEQIRVDLPDRTWPSKRIETAPRWCAVDLRDGNQALIDPMSPERKRVMFDLLVQMGYKEIEVGFPSASQTDFDFVRQLIEEDLIPDDVTIQVLTQAREHLIQRTYEAIAGAKQAIVHLYNSTSVLQREVVFRTDQQGIVDIALEGARLCKKYEATIPDTDVYYEYSPESYTGTELEFALRICNEVLEIFQPTPERKVILNLPATVEMATPNVYADSIEWMSRNLNHRENVILSLHPHNDRGTAVAAAELGYMAGADRIEGCLFGNGERTGNVDLVALGVNLLTQGIDPQIDFSDIDQVKRTVEYCNQLPVPERSPWAGDLVFTAFSGSHQDAIKKGFEAMEARAAAEGKSIDDIEWAVPYLPIDPKDLGRSYEAVIRVNSQSGKGGVAYLLKADHALDLPRKLQIEFSGVVQTRTDAEGGEVSSAQIWDIFTDEYLPTTEDDQRWGRFELLSTRSSSDMSGDVSLEVTLRDGDSTHPASAVGNGPVAAFLEIVRAQGFDVTLYDYVEHALSSGGDAQAAAYIELQVDDQRLWGVGIDNDISTASLKAIVSGVNRAIRTRQRSGALAGV is encoded by the coding sequence ATGAAGAACACTCAGAAGCCCACGTCCGCTCCGGTCCACAAGTACCGTCCGTTCCACGAGCAGATCCGCGTCGACCTGCCCGACCGCACGTGGCCCAGCAAGCGCATCGAGACCGCACCCCGCTGGTGCGCCGTCGACCTGCGTGATGGAAACCAGGCCCTCATCGATCCGATGAGCCCCGAGCGCAAGCGGGTCATGTTCGACCTGCTGGTGCAGATGGGCTACAAGGAGATCGAGGTCGGCTTCCCGAGCGCCAGCCAGACCGACTTCGACTTCGTCCGACAGTTGATCGAGGAAGACCTCATCCCGGATGACGTGACGATCCAGGTGCTGACCCAGGCGCGCGAGCACCTCATCCAGCGGACGTACGAGGCGATCGCCGGTGCCAAGCAGGCGATCGTGCACCTGTACAACTCCACGTCCGTGCTGCAGCGCGAGGTCGTCTTCCGCACCGACCAGCAGGGCATCGTCGACATCGCCCTCGAGGGCGCCCGCCTGTGCAAGAAGTACGAGGCGACGATCCCCGACACGGACGTCTACTACGAGTACTCGCCCGAGAGCTACACGGGCACCGAGCTCGAGTTCGCGCTGCGCATCTGCAACGAGGTCCTGGAGATCTTCCAGCCGACCCCCGAGCGCAAGGTCATCCTGAACCTGCCCGCCACGGTCGAGATGGCGACCCCGAACGTCTACGCCGACTCGATCGAGTGGATGTCACGGAACCTCAACCACCGCGAGAACGTGATCCTGTCGCTGCACCCGCACAACGACCGGGGCACCGCCGTCGCGGCGGCGGAACTCGGCTACATGGCCGGCGCCGACCGCATCGAAGGCTGCCTCTTCGGCAACGGCGAGCGGACCGGCAACGTCGACCTGGTCGCCCTGGGCGTCAACCTGCTGACGCAGGGCATCGACCCGCAGATCGACTTCAGCGACATCGACCAGGTCAAGCGCACCGTCGAGTACTGCAACCAGCTGCCCGTGCCCGAGCGCAGCCCGTGGGCCGGCGATCTGGTGTTCACCGCCTTCAGCGGTTCGCATCAGGATGCCATCAAGAAGGGCTTCGAGGCGATGGAGGCCCGGGCCGCAGCCGAGGGCAAGAGCATCGACGACATCGAGTGGGCGGTTCCGTACCTGCCCATCGATCCGAAGGACCTGGGTCGCTCCTACGAGGCCGTCATCCGCGTGAACTCGCAGTCCGGCAAGGGTGGCGTCGCGTACCTGCTGAAGGCCGACCACGCCCTCGACCTGCCTCGCAAGCTGCAGATCGAGTTCTCCGGTGTCGTCCAGACCCGCACCGACGCCGAGGGCGGCGAGGTCTCGAGCGCCCAGATCTGGGACATCTTCACCGACGAGTACCTGCCGACGACCGAGGACGACCAGCGCTGGGGCCGCTTCGAGCTGCTCTCGACCCGGTCCTCCAGCGACATGTCCGGCGACGTCTCGCTCGAGGTGACGCTGCGCGACGGCGACTCGACGCATCCCGCGTCGGCGGTCGGCAACGGCCCCGTCGCCGCGTTCCTCGAGATCGTGCGCGCGCAGGGCTTCGACGTGACGCTGTACGACTACGTGGAGCACGCCCTCAGCTCGGGCGGCGACGCGCAGGCTGCGGCGTACATCGAGCTGCAGGTCGACGACCAGCGCCTGTGGGGCGTGGGCATCGACAACGACATCTCGACGGCGTCGCTCAAGGCGATCGTGTCGGGCGTCAACCGGGCCATCCGCACGCGTCAGCGCTCCGGCGCCCTCGCCGGCGTCTGA
- a CDS encoding GNAT family N-acetyltransferase gives MTGSPFVLSPAPARVDVVRERVRLRPLEDAGVDAMMVVYRGDPDVCRFLPFEPQSPDDIRERIGHLFGGTSLEGERGGLVVAIERLDDGAVVGDLVLFHLDPASGTAEIGWVVNPAAAGRGLATEAVRALIDTAFSVYGLRRLVARIDPDNVRSVALAERLGMRREAHLVESGWFKDRWSDEVDYAVLAREWTPIA, from the coding sequence GTGACCGGGTCTCCGTTCGTGCTCTCTCCGGCGCCCGCGCGCGTCGATGTCGTGCGCGAACGCGTGCGGCTGCGCCCCCTCGAGGACGCCGGCGTCGACGCGATGATGGTGGTGTACCGAGGCGACCCCGACGTGTGCCGTTTCCTCCCCTTCGAACCGCAGAGCCCGGACGACATCCGTGAGCGGATCGGCCACCTCTTCGGTGGGACGAGCCTCGAGGGCGAGCGCGGGGGACTGGTGGTCGCGATCGAGCGACTCGACGACGGCGCCGTGGTCGGCGATCTCGTGCTGTTCCACCTCGACCCGGCCTCGGGCACCGCCGAGATCGGGTGGGTCGTCAACCCGGCCGCCGCCGGACGGGGCCTGGCGACCGAGGCCGTCCGCGCCCTCATCGACACCGCGTTCTCGGTGTACGGGTTGCGGCGCCTGGTCGCCCGAATCGACCCCGACAACGTCCGATCGGTCGCCCTGGCCGAACGCCTCGGCATGCGGCGCGAGGCGCACCTCGTCGAGAGCGGGTGGTTCAAGGACCGGTGGAGCGACGAGGTCGACTACGCGGTGCTGGCGCGCGAGTGGACGCCGATCGCGTGA
- a CDS encoding quinone oxidoreductase family protein yields the protein MAKQWRAHQPGPVEDWTFDEVEVPAPGPGEVTIRVHAAGINPADAKHVASARSGAEFPAAIGYELSGEITALGPDAVGGSGELAVGDEVVAFRVRGAYATELNVPARDVFATPATLSHPEAANLLLAGTTAAEMIQVTRAAEGETVLLHAASGAVGVSLLQQARVLGIRVIGTVGPDSAESAERVRRYGGIPVAYGDGLEERVIEAAAGEPIAAAWDAVGTDEAIDVSLALVAERDRIVTIVAPQRAESDGILWVAGARPESARFRDIARPRILELAASGDLEVPVARTFALTDAKDAVRFVMQGHPGGKVALLP from the coding sequence ATGGCGAAGCAGTGGCGGGCGCACCAGCCCGGTCCGGTGGAGGACTGGACGTTCGACGAGGTCGAGGTGCCGGCACCCGGTCCCGGTGAGGTCACGATCCGCGTCCACGCGGCCGGAATCAACCCCGCGGATGCCAAGCACGTCGCATCCGCGCGATCCGGGGCGGAGTTCCCCGCCGCGATCGGGTACGAGCTGTCCGGGGAGATCACCGCGCTCGGACCCGACGCGGTCGGCGGTTCGGGCGAGCTCGCCGTGGGCGACGAGGTCGTGGCGTTCCGGGTCCGGGGCGCGTACGCGACCGAGCTGAACGTCCCCGCGCGCGACGTGTTCGCCACGCCCGCGACGCTGTCGCACCCCGAGGCGGCGAACCTCCTCCTCGCCGGCACGACCGCGGCCGAGATGATCCAGGTCACGCGCGCCGCCGAGGGCGAGACCGTGCTGCTGCACGCCGCGTCCGGCGCCGTGGGCGTGAGCCTGCTGCAGCAGGCGCGGGTGCTCGGCATCCGCGTGATCGGCACGGTCGGACCCGACTCCGCGGAGTCCGCGGAGCGCGTCCGTCGGTACGGCGGGATCCCGGTCGCTTACGGAGACGGGCTCGAGGAGCGCGTCATCGAGGCGGCCGCGGGCGAGCCGATCGCCGCGGCGTGGGACGCCGTCGGCACCGACGAGGCGATCGACGTCTCGCTCGCGCTCGTCGCGGAGCGCGACCGCATCGTCACGATCGTCGCGCCGCAGCGTGCCGAGTCGGACGGCATCCTGTGGGTCGCCGGCGCCCGTCCGGAGAGCGCCCGGTTCCGCGACATCGCCCGGCCCCGGATCCTGGAGCTTGCGGCATCCGGGGATCTGGAAGTCCCGGTCGCGCGCACGTTCGCGCTGACCGACGCGAAGGACGCCGTGCGGTTCGTGATGCAGGGCCACCCCGGCGGCAAGGTCGCGCTGCTGCCGTGA
- the era gene encoding GTPase Era, with product MSATRSGFVTFVGRPNVGKSTLTNALVGEKVAITSDKPQTTRRAIRGIVNRPGGQLVVVDTPGIHRPRTLLGQRLNDLVEQVLGDVDVIAFCVPATEKVGPGDRRIAESLSGYPRAKKVALVTKTDAASREQITERLIEVDALREDWAAVIPLSAVTRDQLDVLSDELLSLMPEGPALYPDDVVTDESLEDRIAEIIREAALDGVRDELPHSIAVTIEDVAPREGTDLTDIFANIVVERDSQKAIIIGHKGSRLAGVGARARKGIEPLVGSRVYLSLHVRVAKEWQRDPKQLGRLGF from the coding sequence ATGAGCGCCACCCGATCCGGCTTCGTGACCTTCGTCGGTCGCCCCAACGTGGGGAAGTCGACCCTGACGAACGCCCTCGTGGGCGAGAAGGTCGCCATCACGAGCGACAAGCCGCAGACGACGCGTCGCGCGATCCGCGGCATCGTCAATCGCCCAGGCGGCCAGCTCGTCGTGGTCGACACGCCCGGCATCCATCGTCCGCGCACGCTGCTGGGCCAGCGTCTCAACGACCTGGTCGAGCAGGTGCTCGGCGATGTCGACGTCATCGCGTTCTGCGTCCCCGCGACCGAGAAGGTCGGTCCCGGAGACCGTCGCATCGCCGAATCCCTGTCGGGATACCCGCGGGCGAAGAAGGTCGCCCTGGTGACGAAGACGGATGCCGCGAGCCGCGAACAGATCACCGAGCGGCTCATCGAGGTCGACGCGCTGCGCGAGGACTGGGCGGCCGTGATCCCCCTGTCGGCCGTGACGCGGGATCAGCTCGACGTGCTGAGCGACGAGCTGCTCTCGCTGATGCCCGAGGGGCCGGCGCTCTACCCCGACGACGTCGTCACCGATGAGTCGCTCGAGGACCGGATCGCCGAGATCATCCGCGAGGCGGCTCTCGACGGCGTGCGCGACGAGCTGCCGCACTCCATCGCCGTGACCATCGAAGACGTCGCGCCGCGAGAGGGCACCGACCTCACCGACATCTTCGCCAACATCGTGGTCGAGCGCGACAGCCAGAAGGCCATCATCATCGGCCATAAGGGTTCGCGACTCGCCGGCGTCGGCGCCCGCGCGCGGAAGGGCATCGAGCCGCTCGTGGGCAGTCGGGTATACCTGTCCCTGCACGTGCGCGTGGCCAAGGAATGGCAGCGCGACCCCAAGCAGCTCGGTCGACTCGGGTTCTGA
- a CDS encoding hemolysin family protein: MTAALLLVAALVLVAFGGFMAASEAALGVTSRADLAELGAGGRNARALQRIADDPSAHVTAVVFIRVLAETTAAVLVAAAFMLLFDNIWLALIAAAVLMTGISFVVVGASPRAVGRQHATGLLRGGAPIIRGMRILLGPLAHGLVAVGDRITPGLARSTSFASEEQLLSIIDEAAENELIEEDDRELIHSVFDFTDRYVREVMVPRTDMVTVDAAATTREALALFLDKGVSRVPLADDEADDIVGMLYLKDLVQFAFREEEGWRDAPIRRIARPAVFVPETMKAETLLQQMKKDAVHVCLAVDEYGGVSGLVTLEDLIEELVGDISDEYDAPSTEVVPLEDGRYRVSARLGLDEVGDLFGLELDDEDVDSIGGLLGKALGRIPQPGATAEHSGLVMTGGASRGRNRGIATVIVERADDDEEDDETAPAGSARERNDR, from the coding sequence ATGACCGCGGCCCTCCTCCTCGTCGCCGCCCTCGTCCTCGTCGCCTTCGGCGGCTTCATGGCGGCGTCCGAGGCGGCCCTGGGGGTCACCTCCCGGGCCGACCTGGCCGAACTCGGCGCGGGAGGGCGCAACGCCCGCGCGCTCCAGCGGATCGCCGACGACCCGAGCGCGCACGTCACGGCCGTGGTGTTCATCCGCGTGCTGGCCGAGACCACCGCGGCCGTCCTCGTCGCGGCGGCGTTCATGCTCCTGTTCGACAACATCTGGCTGGCCCTGATCGCGGCGGCCGTCCTCATGACCGGCATCTCGTTCGTGGTCGTGGGCGCGAGTCCGCGGGCGGTGGGTCGTCAGCACGCCACCGGCCTGCTGCGGGGCGGGGCGCCGATCATCCGGGGCATGCGCATCCTGCTCGGGCCGCTCGCGCACGGGCTCGTCGCGGTCGGCGACCGCATCACGCCGGGCCTCGCCCGCTCGACGTCGTTCGCGTCGGAGGAGCAGCTCCTGAGCATCATCGACGAGGCCGCCGAGAACGAGCTCATCGAAGAGGACGATCGCGAACTCATCCACTCGGTGTTCGATTTCACCGACCGCTACGTGCGCGAGGTCATGGTGCCGCGCACCGACATGGTGACGGTGGATGCCGCGGCCACGACCCGCGAGGCGCTTGCCCTGTTCCTCGACAAGGGCGTGTCCCGCGTGCCCCTCGCCGACGACGAGGCCGACGACATCGTCGGCATGCTGTACCTGAAGGACCTCGTGCAGTTCGCGTTCCGCGAGGAGGAGGGCTGGCGCGACGCGCCGATCCGCCGGATCGCCCGCCCGGCGGTGTTCGTCCCCGAGACGATGAAGGCCGAGACCCTGCTCCAGCAGATGAAGAAGGATGCCGTGCACGTGTGCCTCGCCGTCGATGAGTACGGCGGTGTGTCGGGGCTCGTCACGCTGGAGGATCTCATCGAGGAGCTCGTGGGCGACATCTCCGACGAGTACGACGCGCCCTCGACGGAGGTCGTGCCGCTGGAGGACGGCCGCTACCGCGTGAGCGCGCGCCTCGGTCTCGACGAGGTCGGCGACCTGTTCGGTCTGGAACTCGACGACGAGGACGTGGACTCGATCGGCGGGCTGCTGGGCAAGGCGCTCGGCCGGATCCCGCAGCCCGGCGCCACCGCCGAGCACTCCGGCCTGGTCATGACCGGCGGTGCGTCCCGGGGGCGTAACCGCGGCATCGCGACGGTGATCGTCGAGCGGGCCGACGACGACGAGGAAGACGACGAGACGGCGCCCGCGGGCTCCGCTCGCGAGAGGAACGACAGATGA
- the ybeY gene encoding rRNA maturation RNase YbeY, translated as MTIEINNESGHDVDEQVLLRLMEYNLAELHVSPDADVAIVLVDEGAMESLHVQWMDEPGPTDVLSFPMDELRPGTEDSPTPAGLLGDIVLCPAVAETQAVTAKHSTQDELILLTTHGLLHLLGFDHAEPDEEREMFGLQRELITGFQAVERRRRA; from the coding sequence ATGACCATCGAGATCAACAACGAATCCGGCCACGACGTCGACGAGCAGGTACTGCTGCGTCTGATGGAGTACAACCTCGCCGAGCTCCACGTGAGCCCGGACGCCGACGTCGCCATCGTGCTCGTCGACGAGGGGGCGATGGAGTCCCTCCACGTGCAGTGGATGGACGAGCCGGGCCCGACCGACGTGCTGAGCTTCCCGATGGACGAGCTGCGCCCCGGGACCGAGGACTCGCCCACCCCCGCGGGCCTCCTCGGCGACATCGTGCTGTGCCCCGCCGTGGCCGAGACCCAGGCCGTCACCGCGAAGCACTCCACGCAGGACGAACTGATCCTCCTCACCACCCACGGGCTTCTGCACCTCCTCGGCTTCGACCACGCCGAACCCGACGAGGAGCGCGAGATGTTCGGCCTGCAGCGCGAGCTCATCACCGGTTTCCAGGCCGTCGAGCGCCGTCGCCGCGCATGA
- a CDS encoding PhoH family protein: MVQLLGPHDRLLRVVEKEHPEVDVHVRGNEITLTGGASAVAAAKGLVEELLTMTRNGQGLDPSDVSSSSRILRSDGGPRPSEVLGEAILSSRGKVIRPKTLGQKAYVDAIEENTIVFGIGPAGTGKTYLAMAKAVQALQRKEVSRIILTRPAVEAGERLGFLPGSLTDKIDPYLRPLYDALNEMMDPDIVPKLMATGTIEVAPLAYMRGRTLNDSFVVLDEAQNTTPEQMKMFLTRLGFGTRMVVTGDITQIDLPQGASGLRLVTRVLGDIDDIHFSYLTSADVVRHTLVGRIVDAYSEYDEKRLVARRERDEASEFASRAERRSAARPAGPRDHLPRRNRS, translated from the coding sequence ATGGTCCAGCTCCTGGGCCCCCACGACCGCCTGCTGCGCGTGGTCGAGAAGGAGCACCCCGAGGTCGACGTCCACGTGCGCGGCAACGAGATCACCCTCACCGGGGGCGCATCGGCCGTGGCCGCGGCGAAGGGTCTCGTCGAGGAGCTCCTCACGATGACCCGCAACGGCCAGGGCCTCGACCCGTCCGATGTCTCGAGCTCCAGCCGCATCCTCCGCTCCGACGGCGGGCCCCGCCCGTCCGAGGTGCTCGGCGAGGCGATCCTGTCGTCGCGCGGCAAGGTCATCCGCCCCAAGACCCTGGGGCAGAAGGCGTACGTCGACGCGATCGAAGAGAACACGATCGTCTTCGGCATCGGCCCCGCCGGTACCGGCAAGACCTACCTCGCGATGGCGAAGGCCGTGCAGGCGCTGCAGCGCAAAGAGGTCAGCCGCATCATCCTCACGCGTCCCGCCGTCGAGGCGGGGGAGCGCCTGGGGTTCCTCCCGGGGAGCCTCACCGACAAGATCGACCCGTACCTGCGCCCGCTGTACGACGCGCTCAACGAGATGATGGACCCCGACATCGTCCCGAAGCTCATGGCGACGGGCACCATCGAGGTCGCGCCGCTGGCGTACATGCGCGGCCGCACGCTCAACGACTCGTTCGTCGTGCTCGACGAGGCGCAGAACACCACGCCCGAGCAGATGAAGATGTTCCTCACGCGTCTTGGGTTCGGCACGCGCATGGTGGTCACCGGCGACATCACGCAGATCGACCTGCCGCAGGGCGCGTCCGGTCTGAGGCTGGTCACGCGGGTGCTCGGCGACATCGACGACATCCACTTCTCGTACCTCACGAGCGCCGACGTCGTGCGTCACACGCTCGTCGGCCGTATCGTCGATGCGTACAGCGAATACGACGAGAAGCGTCTCGTGGCCCGCCGCGAACGCGACGAGGCATCCGAATTCGCCAGCCGTGCCGAACGCCGTAGCGCCGCCCGTCCCGCGGGTCCGCGCGATCACCTCCCGAGACGAAACCGCTCATGA
- a CDS encoding HIT domain-containing protein produces the protein MTEPSIFTRILQGEIPAEIVAETENAFAIRDIAPQAPVHLLVIPKTEQYRNVVELAAGDPDLLTEIVGLANSVAAEHADGDFRLVFNTGAGAGQTVFHVHAHVLAGGLNEKSTGG, from the coding sequence ATGACCGAGCCGTCGATCTTCACGCGCATCCTCCAGGGCGAGATCCCCGCCGAGATCGTCGCCGAGACCGAGAACGCCTTCGCGATCCGCGACATCGCGCCGCAGGCGCCGGTGCACCTGCTGGTGATCCCCAAGACCGAGCAGTACCGCAACGTCGTGGAGCTGGCCGCCGGCGACCCCGACCTTCTGACCGAGATCGTGGGGCTCGCGAACTCCGTGGCCGCCGAGCACGCCGACGGCGACTTCCGACTCGTCTTCAACACCGGCGCCGGTGCCGGTCAGACGGTCTTCCATGTACACGCCCACGTTCTCGCGGGCGGACTGAACGAAAAGAGCACGGGTGGCTGA
- a CDS encoding 16S rRNA (uracil(1498)-N(3))-methyltransferase, which translates to MALHFVTDDAAAAGIGDAVVLTGPEAHHAAAVRRVRVDEAVTLGDGRGVWLDGVVTAATPKQVDVRITARDEVPAPSPRIVLVQALAKGDRDELAVQAATELGVDAIVPWQAARSVSRWDAKAEKGLARWRTIVREAAKQAHRAWIPEVEGIARLSDLVARAGDAHVLVLEPSAVERLTAVASDSSDDRDVVLVVGPEGGIAPEELDALRAAGARLVRLGDTVLRTSTAGAAAISVLSAATGRW; encoded by the coding sequence GTGGCGCTGCACTTCGTCACGGACGACGCGGCGGCCGCGGGGATCGGCGACGCCGTCGTGCTGACCGGTCCGGAGGCGCACCACGCCGCCGCGGTCCGGCGCGTGCGCGTCGACGAGGCGGTGACGCTCGGCGACGGACGCGGAGTGTGGCTCGACGGTGTCGTGACGGCCGCGACGCCCAAGCAGGTGGACGTGCGGATCACCGCGCGCGACGAGGTTCCCGCGCCGTCGCCGCGCATCGTCCTCGTGCAGGCGCTCGCGAAGGGCGACCGGGACGAGCTCGCGGTGCAGGCGGCGACCGAGCTGGGAGTCGACGCGATCGTCCCCTGGCAGGCCGCGCGGAGCGTCTCGCGGTGGGATGCCAAGGCCGAGAAGGGCCTCGCCCGCTGGCGCACGATCGTCCGCGAGGCGGCGAAGCAGGCGCATCGTGCGTGGATCCCCGAGGTCGAGGGCATCGCACGTCTGTCGGATCTGGTCGCGCGGGCGGGCGACGCGCACGTCCTCGTGTTGGAGCCGTCCGCCGTCGAGAGGCTGACCGCCGTGGCATCCGATTCGTCCGACGATCGTGACGTCGTGCTCGTCGTGGGCCCCGAGGGCGGCATCGCGCCCGAGGAGCTCGACGCGCTGCGGGCGGCGGGTGCCCGGCTCGTCCGCCTCGGCGACACGGTGCTGCGCACCTCGACCGCGGGCGCGGCGGCGATCTCCGTGCTCTCCGCCGCGACGGGACGCTGGTAG